Proteins found in one Oncorhynchus mykiss isolate Arlee chromosome 17, USDA_OmykA_1.1, whole genome shotgun sequence genomic segment:
- the LOC110493448 gene encoding protein Hook homolog 2-like, with protein MMTEEETISCDVIMTAVKEDSHERIMSRQDQEEKLTITDWYSMCVTLQQQELRLSEGSCRPPGQAQSFLAQQRQSTQARSRRGMGLFPKLQPR; from the exons ATGATGACTGAAGAGGAGACTATTTCCTGTGATGTCATCATGACAGCTGTCAAAGAA GACTCACATGAGAGGATCATGTCCAGACAAGACCAAGAGGAAAAACTCACTATTACAGACTGGTACAGTATG TGTGTGACTCTCCAGCAGCAGGAGCTGAGGCTGTCTGAGGGCTCTTGCAGGCCTCCAGGCCAAGCCCAGTCCTTCCTGGCCCAGCAGAGGCAGTCCACCCAGGCCAGGAGCAGGAGAGGCATGGGGCTCTTTCCCAAGCTACAGCCCagatag